One Formosa sp. Hel3_A1_48 genomic window, AACAAAACGGTACAACAAAACACTCGATTTTGTTAAGCAGCATATTTCTGTTGGCGAAAAAATTCTTGATCTAGGTATTACAAATCCTTTATCAAAATTACTCCAAAAGAGTGGATTTATTGTTGCAAATACTACTGGGGAAGATCTTGATGTAGATTTTTCAGCTGTGCAAAATTCTAATGCAGAAGTTGTTACCGCTTTCGAAATTTTCGAGCATTTAGTAACTCCTTTTTCCATACTGAAAGAAATAAAAGCTAATAAATTAGTCGCAAGCGTACCGCTTAGACTTTGGTTTTCAACAGCATACAGGAGCAAAACCGACCTACGCGATCGTCATTTTCATGAATTTGAAGACTGGCAATTTGATTGGTTATTGGAAAAAGCTGGCTGGCATATTGTTGATAAAAAAAAATGGACAAATCCAACTAATAAAATTGGTATTCGCCCTATATTAAGGAGGTTTACACCAAGATATTATATTGTTTACGCCGAACGAAAATGAGATTTTACATCGTCATCCCTGCCCATAATGAAGAAGCGTTTATAAAAGACTGCCTTGTTTCCTTGTCGGAACAATCTTTAGTTCCTAAAAAAATTATTGTTGTTGATGACAATTCTAGTGATCAAACATCTAAAATTGTTGAAGGACTCATAAACCAATATCCCTTTATTGAAATGGTGCAGCATCGATCTTCAGAAAAGCATTTACCAGGTGAAAAAATCATAACAGCCTTTTACAAAGGATTTGAGCAACTCGACGGCGATTATGACGTAGTCTGTAAATTTGATGGAGATCTAATTTTCCCTAAAAATTACTTAGAAACCATTGCTAAGCATTACCGAAATGACCCAAAATTGGGCCTTGTCGCAGGACATTGTTATATTGAAAAAAACGGAAAATGGATTTTAGAAAATTTAACCTCAAATGACCACATAAGAGGTCCATTAAAAGCGTACAGAAAAGAATGCTTTAAAGCAATTGGTGGCCTTAAAAAATCAATGGGTTGGGACACGATAGATGAGCTAGTAGCCCTTTACAACGGATGGGGCTTTAGAACAGATGACAGCCTACAGGTAAAGCATTTGAAACCGACTGGATCAACTTATAACAAAAGCGCAAAATACTTTCAAGGAATAGCGCTTTATAAAATGCGGAACGGTTTTGTTTTGGCTTTTTTATCAGCCCTTAAATTAGCCTTTAAGAAAAAGAAAATACGTCTATTTATGGATTATTTGATGGGTTATTATAAAGCGTGGTATTCCAATAGTAATTTTATAGTTTCCGCTGAAGAAGGAGCATTTATTAGATCATACCGCTGGAGAAAAATTAGAAAATTAATTCTTCGCTACTAGGATTCAATTCTGCACATCCAATTTAATTCATCTTTTAGATTTCCCGAGCGCACTCCATTTATAGTGTCTAAAACCATTTGACCAACAGGACTTTCATCCGAAACATGAATATCTTTATCTTTATAGCCAATATCCTGAATCATGGCAATACCAACAGCTGTGCCAGTTCCAAAAGCCTCTTCCAAAGTTCCTTCTTTTGAAGCTTCTCTAACTTCATCAATACTGATGGGTCTTTCAACAACTTGGTACCCCTTGTGACGCAAAAGTTCAATGACACTCATTCTAGTAATTCCAGCTAATATAGCACCATCTAAATTTGGAGTAATGATTTGACCCTTGATTTTGAAAAAGATATTCATGGTCCCCACCTCTTGAATACTTTTAAAATGTTGCGCATCTAACCACAACACTTGATCATATCCCTTAGATTTTGCGTGTTCTGTGGGTAAGATTGCTGCTGCGTAATTTCCAGCAGCTTTTGCGGCTCCAGTACCACCGTGAGCGGCACGTATATAATGGGTCTCTGCATACAAACGGACCCTTTTGCTGTATATAGGGTTGGAAGGAGATGCCATGATTATAAATTTATACTTGGTGGCAGCTCTCATTCCAATAAAAGCCTCATCGGCATACATAAAGGGGCGGAGATACAATGCACTGCCTTGTTGGGGAGGAATCCAATTTCGATCTAAATCGACTAAA contains:
- a CDS encoding glycosyltransferase family 2 protein, translated to MRFYIVIPAHNEEAFIKDCLVSLSEQSLVPKKIIVVDDNSSDQTSKIVEGLINQYPFIEMVQHRSSEKHLPGEKIITAFYKGFEQLDGDYDVVCKFDGDLIFPKNYLETIAKHYRNDPKLGLVAGHCYIEKNGKWILENLTSNDHIRGPLKAYRKECFKAIGGLKKSMGWDTIDELVALYNGWGFRTDDSLQVKHLKPTGSTYNKSAKYFQGIALYKMRNGFVLAFLSALKLAFKKKKIRLFMDYLMGYYKAWYSNSNFIVSAEEGAFIRSYRWRKIRKLILRY
- a CDS encoding branched-chain amino acid aminotransferase; its protein translation is MSTQIRIQKVKQSKANTLDFNDIPLGRTFTDHMFLCAFENNAWQQPEIIPMGPLPTHPAAMALHYGQAIFEGMKATVNLEGTPMLFRPEQNAKRLNFSARRLGMPEFPETLFVEALKALVDLDRNWIPPQQGSALYLRPFMYADEAFIGMRAATKYKFIIMASPSNPIYSKRVRLYAETHYIRAAHGGTGAAKAAGNYAAAILPTEHAKSKGYDQVLWLDAQHFKSIQEVGTMNIFFKIKGQIITPNLDGAILAGITRMSVIELLRHKGYQVVERPISIDEVREASKEGTLEEAFGTGTAVGIAMIQDIGYKDKDIHVSDESPVGQMVLDTINGVRSGNLKDELNWMCRIES
- a CDS encoding methyltransferase — its product is MYEKNFPTKRYNKTLDFVKQHISVGEKILDLGITNPLSKLLQKSGFIVANTTGEDLDVDFSAVQNSNAEVVTAFEIFEHLVTPFSILKEIKANKLVASVPLRLWFSTAYRSKTDLRDRHFHEFEDWQFDWLLEKAGWHIVDKKKWTNPTNKIGIRPILRRFTPRYYIVYAERK